The genomic DNA TGATGTTTGCGATCGTCGCGAACTTGCCGGGCTGGGACATCGTCGGTGGCGATTTCCTCAAATCCGGGGTCAGCGGTGGGCTCACCGAAGCGCGCGCTAAGGTTACCGAGGAACGCAAGCGCGCCGAGACGCAAGTGACGGACCTTACGACGGACCTGCGCGAAGAGCGTGCGGAAGCCGAGCCCGATGCAGAGCGCATTGCTAGCCTCGAACGACGCCTCAAGGTCGCGACCGAGGCCCGACGCGATCTAGGCGAGGCGGAGAAGCGGTTGCCGATCACCGATGCGCTCGACAAGAGGGAGGGGCCCGCCACCACCGACGAGCAATGGCTTGAGGACAAAGTCCGGACCGCCCGGGAGAATCCCAAGCTCCTGTTCTACAAGATGAAGACGTCGGCGTACAAATACAGCTGGGCGCTCATCCCACTCTCGATCCCGTTCCTGTGGCTGCTGTTCCCGTTCAACCGCAAGTTCGGGCTCTACGACCATGCGGTCTTCACCACTTATTCGCTGACCTTCATGTCGCTGCTGACGATCGTCCTGGCGATCCTCAGCACGATCGGCGTTCCCAGCCCGGCGCTGTTTTTCGCTGGCACACTCTTGCCCCCGATCCACATCTACAAGCAGATGCGCGGCATCTACAGTCTAGGGCGGCCAAGCGCGCTGATCCGCACGATCCTGCTGACATGGTTGATCATCACAATGATCATCCCGGCGTTCGTGCTGCTGCTGCTTTACCTCGGCCTCGCCTAGAGCCGGGCGGTTCGCGACGCGAATGTTGAGGAAGTTGAGGCGCTGGTGCGTTTCGATTCAACATACGCGACCCTCCTATCATGGCGGTGAACCATGCCATGGGTCGGGCGCTGTAGGACAGGATCGGTGGTGAATGGCTTACACGTTACCGCCATCCCCGCGGAGGCGGGAATGGCGGCAAACGGCGTCACAATCGATGTAGGAGCCTAGCTTAGACCTGCTCAGGCGCCTGCTGGCGATGGCGTCCCAAACGGTCCCTGGGGACGGCGCGTCTTGGGGATCGACGTGCCTGCGGTGGGAAGTGACACGGTCTTCGGCC from Sphingomonas radiodurans includes the following:
- a CDS encoding DUF3667 domain-containing protein — encoded protein: MLSIKRGLAMADGIEAGADVVSGGLFARAVERPAGEAHAQHDHPSACLNCGTALIGSHCHACGQAGHVHRTAGAIFHDIAHGVFHFEGKAWHTLPMLIRRPGELTRRYIDGERARFVSPLALFLFTVFLMFAIVANLPGWDIVGGDFLKSGVSGGLTEARAKVTEERKRAETQVTDLTTDLREERAEAEPDAERIASLERRLKVATEARRDLGEAEKRLPITDALDKREGPATTDEQWLEDKVRTARENPKLLFYKMKTSAYKYSWALIPLSIPFLWLLFPFNRKFGLYDHAVFTTYSLTFMSLLTIVLAILSTIGVPSPALFFAGTLLPPIHIYKQMRGIYSLGRPSALIRTILLTWLIITMIIPAFVLLLLYLGLA